The sequence ACACGGGCGAAACCGCGCCTGCCGGTAATGGCGAACTGGCTAAAGACCCGCTGTCTGCGGAAATCGATTTCGACGCGTTTGCCGCAGTCGACCTGCGGGTGGCGCTGATCCTCAAGGCCGAAGCCGTGGAAGGCGCCGACAAGCTACTGCGCCTCACGTTGGACATCGGTGATGAGCAACGCAACGTGTTCTCCGGGATCAAGAGTGCCTACCCGGACCCGGCCAAGCTGGAAGGCCGCTTGACCATGATGATTGCCAACCTCAAGCCCCGGAAAATGCGTTTTGGCATCTCCGAAGGCATGGTGATGGCAGCCGGCCCTGGCGGTGAAGAGATCTATTTGCTGAGCCCTGACAGCGGCGCCAAGCCCGGCCAGCGCATCAAGTAACCCTACCTGTGGCGAGCGGGCTTGCCCGCGTTGGGTCGCGAAGCGGCCCATAAAAAGGGACTGCTGCGCAGTCCAACGCGGGCAAGCCCGCTCGCCACAGGGCTAGTGCCCCCTCCTCGCTTGCCGGATAATCGGATTCTGTTTGCTTAACCCGGCATGCCCATGATCGATATGCTTCTCACCCTTGTCAGCACGGCCCTGATCAGCAACTTCGTGCTGCAGATGCCGCTGGCTGTCGACCCGGTGCTGGCATCACCCACTGCCCCACGCAGACAAGTGCATGCCCTGGGCATTGCCACCACCTTGCTGATGGTGCTGAGCGGTGTCATCGGCTATCTGCTTGACCACTATGTGCTACAGCCACTGGCGCTGACATCCCTGCGGTTGTTCGTGTTTCTGCCGGTGACCATTCTGTTGATTCAACCGCTGCTAAGCGTGCTGTCCCGCCAGCTACCCAAACTGTCATTCGATGGCCTGTGGCCGTTGATCCTGGGTAACGCCGGGGTGTTGGCCGTGCTGCTAATGGGTACACAGGACAATAGAGGGCTGGCGCATATGACAGCCTTGAGCCTGGGCGCTGGCCTGGGTTTCTGGCTGGTGCTGAGCCTGTTCAGCGACCTGCGCCAACGTATCGCCGATAACGATATCCCGCTGCCCTTTCGAGGCCTGCCCGTGGAGCTGATCAGTGCCGGGCTGATGGCTGTGGCTTTTCTGGGTTTCAACGCAATGATCAAACCATGAGCCTGATTCAACGTATCGACGCGCTGCTGCCACAGACTCAATGTGGCAAATGTGGGCATCCTGGCTGCAAGCCCTACGCCGAAGGTATTGCCCAAGGCGAGGCCATCAATAAATGCCCTCCGGGCGGGCAAGAAACTATCGTCGGACTGGCGCAGTTGTTGAGCGTCCCCGTGTTGGACCTGGACACTTCCCGTGGGGATGCCCCGGCGCAGATCGCCTTTATTCGCGAAGCGGAATGCATTGGGTGCACCAAATGCATCCAGGCCTGCCCGGTAGACGCGATCGTCGGTGCCGCCAAGCTGATGCACACGGTGATTATCGACGAGTGCACGGGTTGCGACCTGTGTGTCGCGCCCTGCCCCGTTGACTGCATCGAGATGCACCCGCTGGTCATGGTGCTGCCGATTGTGGGTGGCCTGGCGTCCAACGACCATGAGCGCCAGGCACGCAGCGTCAAGCGCGACCGCGCCCGGCGGCGCTTTGAACAACGCAACGCACGACTGCTCCGAGAGGAAGAACAGAAGCTCGCCGAACGCCTGTCCCGCGTCAAACGCCCTACGGCGGTTGAGACGGTGACAGTCGACCCGGTCCAGGCAGCCATCGAGCGGGTTCGCGCGCAAAAAGCAGCTGACATGGACGCTGCCGTGAAAAAGGCCAAAATCAACCTGGCCATGAACCGTGCCCAGCTACACAAATCCCTACAAGCCTTCGGCCATCCACCTACCTTTGAACAGCAGTCGCAGTTGATCATCCTGCAGCGGCAATTCGAAGCCGCTGAACAGGCACTCGCGGCGCTTGACGTGAACAGCACACCGCCGCCGACTCCGAACAAGGATCCAGAGCTGAAACGGGCGAAAATACAGCTGGCGATGCGTCGTGCTGAACTGCAAAAAGCCCAAAACCAAAACGCCGACCCGCAACAACTGACGGCATTGAGTGCAGCACTGGCCACAGCCGAACAAGCCTTGCATGATGCTGAAGCCGTTTCCGATCAGCCCCGTCCCGACTTGCAACGTGTGGAAAAGCGGCCAATCGATAGCCAACTACGCCAACTGAAAACCTCCCTGGCCTATGCCCGTGCTGACCTGAGCAAACTTCAACGTCAACCTGGCGCCAGCGAGGCCGAGTTGGCCGATGCCCAGCGCCGTCTCGACGATGCCCTGCGTTTGGTGAATAGCCATGTCACCGGGTGAAACCGTCGACCGCCAGCAACAGGCGATGAAACGCGTGCTGCTGGCGACAGTGCCAGGCTTACTGGCCATGTTCTGGCTATACGGCTGGGGCATGTTGATCAATCTGCTGTTGGCCGGCACTTGTGCGCTGGTGCTGGAAGCGGGTGTGCAGCGGTTGCGCCAGCGCTCTGTCAACGATCTCAGCGGCTTGGTCAGCGCTACGCTGCTGGCCTTAGCGTTACCGCCTTATTGCCCCTGGTGGCTATGTGTGGCGGCAGTAGCCAGCGCATTACTGCTGGGCAAACATTTGTATGGTGGCAACCAGAACCCGTTCAACCC is a genomic window of Pseudomonas sp. ADAK18 containing:
- a CDS encoding Rnf-Nqr domain containing protein; this translates as MIDMLLTLVSTALISNFVLQMPLAVDPVLASPTAPRRQVHALGIATTLLMVLSGVIGYLLDHYVLQPLALTSLRLFVFLPVTILLIQPLLSVLSRQLPKLSFDGLWPLILGNAGVLAVLLMGTQDNRGLAHMTALSLGAGLGFWLVLSLFSDLRQRIADNDIPLPFRGLPVELISAGLMAVAFLGFNAMIKP
- the rsxB gene encoding electron transport complex subunit RsxB, which produces MSLIQRIDALLPQTQCGKCGHPGCKPYAEGIAQGEAINKCPPGGQETIVGLAQLLSVPVLDLDTSRGDAPAQIAFIREAECIGCTKCIQACPVDAIVGAAKLMHTVIIDECTGCDLCVAPCPVDCIEMHPLVMVLPIVGGLASNDHERQARSVKRDRARRRFEQRNARLLREEEQKLAERLSRVKRPTAVETVTVDPVQAAIERVRAQKAADMDAAVKKAKINLAMNRAQLHKSLQAFGHPPTFEQQSQLIILQRQFEAAEQALAALDVNSTPPPTPNKDPELKRAKIQLAMRRAELQKAQNQNADPQQLTALSAALATAEQALHDAEAVSDQPRPDLQRVEKRPIDSQLRQLKTSLAYARADLSKLQRQPGASEAELADAQRRLDDALRLVNSHVTG